A section of the Triplophysa dalaica isolate WHDGS20190420 chromosome 8, ASM1584641v1, whole genome shotgun sequence genome encodes:
- the asb1 gene encoding ankyrin repeat and SOCS box protein 1, giving the protein MADHTYSAQEPLERQSVRSKKRKYDAARRSRDKKRQKTRINIGMAFPKWRALKQEKGLLSDAEVASFLLDRRVMADGGDVVEGDVDDPPSMSCPLVTVSHLPNTTAAGRNLKEWLQEQFCDKPLEQCEDMRLHNAAYVGDLETIRTLLHEDDFKRRINEKSVWCCGWLPCTPLRIAATAGHSECVDFLISQGAEVELVDVKGQTALYVAVVNGHLDCVRILLEAGADPNGSRHHRSTPLYHAARVGRVDILQELIRFNADVDVDHQLGPRPLFSARILSTLVVCPLYISAAYHHLHCFRMLLQAGANPDYNYTGPVSKEALTRGLASCLLDAVLRHGCEPAFVRLLLDHGADPWLVPWEELDPDTMGRVRVNAEALRLYQEARRRPRKLTHICRIEIRKVMGKHDFSLISSLPLPVTIKNFLLHKD; this is encoded by the exons atggcggaccacacatactccgcacaagagccgttagagcgtcaatctgttcgttcaaaaaagagaaaatacgacgcagcaaggcgaagtcgagacaaaaaacggcagaaaacccgaataaacatcggcatggcttttcccaaatggagggcactgaagcaggaaaagggtttgctaagcgacgccgaagttgcaagctttctgctggaccg CAGAGTCATGGCTGATGGTGGAGATGTTGTTGAAGGGGATGTTGATGATCCTCCCAGCATGAGCTGTCCACTGGTTACTGTGTCACATCTCCCAAACACCACTGCAGCTG GCCGTAACCTGAAGGAATGGCTCCAGGAGCAGTTCTGCGATAAGCCTTTGGAACAGTGTGAGGATATGCGTCTGCATAATGCTGCCTATGTGGGAGATTTAGAAACTATCAGGACCCTCCTGCACGAGGACGACTTTAAACg GCGAATCAATGAGAAGTCAGTTTGGTGCTGTGGGTGGCTACCCTGCACGCCCCTGCGGATCGCGGCCACAGCCGGTCACAGCGAGTGTGTGGATTTCCTGATCTCTCAGGGAGCCGAAGTGGAACTGGTGGACGTGAAGGGACAGACCGCTCTGTACGTGGCCGTGGTTAATGGCCATCTGGACTGTGTGAGGATTCTTTTGGAAGCCGGCGCTGATCCGAATGGCAGCAGACATCACCGAAGCACCCCTCTATACCACGCGGCACGAGTGGGTCGAGTGGACATCCTACAAGAGCTGATCAG GTTCAACGCTGACGTCGACGTTGACCACCAGCTGGGCCCCAGACCCTTGTTCAGTGCCCGCATTCTGTCTACTCTGGTGGTCTGTCCGCTTTACATCAGCGCTGCGTATCACCACCTCCACTGTTTCCGGATGCTTCTTCAGGCCGGGGCCAACCCAGACTACAACTACACCGGACCCGTGAGCAAGGAGGCGCTGACCAGGGGCCTGGCCTCGTGTCTGCTGGATGCAGTTCTGAGACACGGTTGTGAACCTGCCTTCGTACGCTTGCTGCTGGATCACGGCGCTGACCCGTGGCTGGTCCCCTGGGAGGAGCTCGATCCCGACACTATGGGTCGCGTAAGGGTCAATGCAGAAGCCCTTCGTCTCTACCAGGAGGCTAGAA GACGCCCTAGAAAGTTGACGCACATTTGTCGCATTGAAATCCGGAAGGTCATGGGCAAACATGACTTTTCACTTATCTCATCCCTTCCGCTGCCCGTCACCATCAAGAACTTTCTGCTCCACAAGGACTGA